The DNA window TGCTTGCAGCTATTGCACACATACATAATAGATAGAATTAGTATAGTTATAGAATAATAGTACGTACATGTGCATTTATGGAACACGTTCCATATTTAAACCAAACTGCAAGCTAAGTTGAGCACACTACTTTCCTAACGAATGTACATTTAGGATGCTCCTGACTGCACAGACGGATTTCGGGCTCGGCATGCTTCGACACGCCTCAGCCGATGAGCCCGTCGTTGTATCGCCTCTTTCAGTGACTTTCGCACTCGCCATGGTCCAGGCTGGTGCAAAGGGAAATACCAGAGAACAGATCAATGATATAATATCACGATGTGCATCACaaataatttcagagaaaaaaatctgcagaaaTTTATCTGTTCAGCTGCGTCCGATGAACAAACCCTTGACTATTATTCAGAACTATCGGAATCCGTTCTGAAAGCCACTGATGGAGTGCAATGTAAGATAGCAAATGGGCTCTACTTAGAGTACGTTGCATTTCTTTCCTCCTAGTATTCTAAATTCAGTTCTGAAAAAGCCTGGTGATTTCCGCACACACTTCATTTTTAAAGATCAGCAAAGCATCGGAAAGTTACTGTCTTATTCCTGGTCCGTTTTTCAAACGAGTATTTATAGAAGAACTGTTTGGTAACTTAAGTATAAAAGTGAGCCGATTCTCACAATTGTCCAGGCGAGCTAAAAGCTCGTATTTTCTAATAATGTACAGATAACCGAGGTCCTCATTAATACCATTTCATCCTGATCCAACCAACGGGAATTATTTCCCAGAATTCACCGTTTTCAATACTACCATAACAAGGAACGGCCAAACTACAACTAACAACAAATGGGGATAAGATAGGGGAGAAATCAGTTTGAGTATAATTTGTTTAATTCTGCCCATTACTCGACTTTGCCTAGTTCTACGCCACCTCAAACGACTACCCAATTCATAATTAGATGATGTTTTCCTTAGAAAGTTGACCATCCAACAGAAATTTCCCGAATTCATCAAAAGACTCTCGTGTACTGCTCTGGAACGTGACTAACCAATTTTACAGATTGAGTGGCTAGCTTCTGAATCTTCTCCCTCAAcgaacattcttttttcacagcaaaaaattcgaaatcgaGAAGGACTACGAGGATACGGTCACTAAGAAGTACTCGGCGAAAGTGGAACGTCACGATTTTAGCAAAGCAGATGAGACTGCGAAGGTAATTTTGGaggatttcttcattttctctatTGCCCAGCGATCCCGAAATATCTAATcacttttcttaattttcttaaattcaaTTTCCGACGGTGTGAACAAACTCTACTCCCGTCAGCAACCTATAGATTGATGACATTGATTCTTTCTGACTCGATGCGAAAACGAAATTTGACAGTTGACAGTATGTCGCTGATATATGATGACGTATGCacagaaggatttttttcaaacattagtCAACATTTATCCGTTGCACTGCACCTCAAGTAAGCGTAATTACGTTAGAAGCGAAATTTGCGCTAGACAAACTATGTACATAGCATTCTTTTgactttaattaattaaatattttgattagttttgaaaaggaaGTGAGAAGTACGGTAATAAATCATTCAAAGATAACGACAGTCATTGCAAATGACAGGCGAACCATTATCGGCATGGAGCCATGTGAACGAGCTCAGAGTTCTTTGCAGTTTATACATCACGGCGCACCTGTAGATGAACATGTCACATGAACGTCTCCTGAAGCAGCAGCTGATGCTACAAATCTCGTACAATTAATCACGCGGGCATGTCTTCATGAACGAACGTTGACAAAATCGAGCATTTTTTGTGTGAACACACTTGACCAGCGCATGAAAAACGCTGAAAGTCGTCCAAATCCATAAAAACTCTATCGCGATGGACACTGTTTCCAATGGAAGAAACTTTCAAAGGTCTAGACAACGCGGTAAAGATCTCAAACGAAACTTCACTGGATTAATGAGATATATGTGATGTGAATCGCAAAGTAacggtcaattttttttccagattatCGACGAGTTTGTGAGCACAACAACGGCGGGCAAAATCCACGACATTGTGAACGCAGATACTGTTACAGGTGGTTCAagttattttctacagcagATTTCACTGATACTTCGAATTCCTTGTATTGTCAGGTGCTTTTTCATTAATCGTCAATGCTATCTACTTCACTGCCGAGTGGGTTCATAAATTTCCTGGTAGGGGACCAAAACAAATGTTCTTCAGTGCAGAAGACAAACAGAGGGAGGTCAGGCGCTTAGGCGCACAAGAATTTTGCTTTctctcgaagaaaaagtattttagATGGAATTCATGTACCATTCCAAGGTATACAGATACTATGCTGAGGATGAAGACATTCAACTGTTGTCGTTGCAGTACAAAGACACTACATATGCGTTCAATATTTTCCTGCCAAAAAAGAGGTATACATACAGTTGCGGAGGCACGGACTTTCGATAGCTGTACACTTTGGAAAGGCGTGGCGAGATTTACGGCTGTGGAAGAACCacggaacaaaattttttctctataatAGTTCTAGACTAACTGTTTCTTAGAAAGGTCTAGACAGCTGAAACTGTGTTTCGTAGCTGCGGCTTAAGCTAACATATTTTCACTGACGTTAAAATCTCTTGTTTTGTAGCCAGTGGAAGAGGCTTATTTTAAGTCCGGAAAGGATCAAAATCCTGCAAATGTGAGGTGTTTGCGGCCTTGAAATTCTTAACTTGGAAACTTAGAGGCTCGGAGCGGCGCGGCAGAAATAGtggttggaattgaggtgggaaaatcgcgaactgcagcaaagaACGTTGGTGGAGGGTTCCCCTCTCGATCCTAGCCGCTGCGCTccgtcgcaccgcttcgaacgcaaccgctcaCAGAGCTTCACTGTGCCTCATATTCTTAGTCTACTATATGTACCGTGAACAATCAAAATAAGATGGCGGCTCTGTTACGCGCCCCACCACTTAATCGATGAACACTCTTTCCATGCAACAGGTATCCAACTCTGCGTGGAAAAGCCTGAAAATTGTACATAAGCATTTCCAAATTCCCTAGTGTTCCctccaaaatttaattttatcctagttatttttttcagatttggaCTTGACAAACTGCTAAAGACTATTGACGGAGCAAAAATTCAGGAGATGTTATCCAAATTGGAGAATACCTATATCTCGGTACACTCGTGGTGGTACAGCAGGAGATATTAGAGGGGAAAGCTATAGATGATTCGTTTAGTTGACCATCCCAAAAATGAAGATAGAAACCGATTTTAAACTGAAAGAAGCGCTAATGCAGATGGGCGTCACCGAGATGTTCAGCGACAAGGCTGACTTGAGCGGTATCACCACGTCAACACCTCTGAAGATCTCCGAGGCAGCACATAAGGCTATGATTGAGGTAAATTTCAACTATGCTATTCAAGGGCTCGTAAAGGTACGGTTCCAGCAGTGTCTAGCTTCTTTGCCCTTTCACTGTAGGCTTTCTCTTTATTTAATTCATACAACTTAACTGTTGCTGAGTGGAACTATATATCCATTTGGCTCTCgttattcatatttctttAAATGTAAAGTGCATATAGATTGTTGTTCTGCTCGTAAATACAACCACACAATATATGACCTAATGACTAGTCTTAAGACGTTAGCCCAAATTCattaagaataatttttctcgACGGAAGTGTGGAGGTAAAGGTTGGTGGTAGTTTGATTCAACCGGAAATTGTCCTTAGTGTACTTAGGCTAACGTCATTAGACCAATTAAAAGGGAATGAGCTACTTCGCAATCCAAATCGAAAGTCCACTCTTCGTAGTCCTAATTAAATGTCCAGGCTTCTAAAGAAGAATGTATGTATCGTCAGTTTGAAGaccttgaaaaagaaagtccCAACTAACAAGATGTAAGGCAAAGCATATGTGAGCTGAACGTTTTTAACACTATGTGCCGACTAGAGAGGAGAACACAGACGAGAGAGACTATTCCAGGTTGACGAAGGTGGAACTACTGCAGCTGCGACTACAATCTCTGTGAAGGGCCGTATGTGTGGGAATCTTAATGAACCAAAACAATTCGGAGCAGACcatccatttattttcgttcttACCAAAAACAATAATCCGCTATTTATGGGACAGTTTGTTTGAGGAATCACATATTCATTCACTCGTTACTTCAgtcattaaataaataaaattgtgtTTTAATATTTATCAGTCCTATGTGGAATTTGTCGATGTTTTACCTTCATTACAACATAGCTGTTTTTTATATCTGTATAATAAACGATTGGGAAGGGAAAACGTCTTCTAATTGATCAATCTCATGCGGTCACCACGAAACGAACGACAGAACACGTAGTTCAGAATCTTCCGtcgaaaaatattgcaaaatattcaatatgaactgaaaaaaggcagtataatatttatatattattgtatatcAGAATGCTCTAAACacataat is part of the Necator americanus strain Aroian chromosome V, whole genome shotgun sequence genome and encodes:
- a CDS encoding hypothetical protein (NECATOR_CHRV.G20502.T1), which codes for MLLTAQTDFGLGMLRHASADEPVVVSPLSVTFALAMVQAGAKGNTREQINDIISRSASDEQTLDYYSELSESVLKATDGVQCKIANGLYLDKKFEIEKDYEDTVTKKYSAKVERHDFSKADETAKIIDEFVSTTTAGKIHDIVNADTVTGAFSLIVNAIYFTAEWVHKFPGRGPKQMFFSAEDKQREMEFMYHSKVYRYYAEDEDIQLLSLQYKDTTYAFNIFLPKKRFGLDKLLKTIDGAKIQEMLSKLENTYISLTIPKMKIETDFKLKEALMQMGVTEMFSDKADLSGITTSTPLKISEAAHKAMIEVDEGGTTAAATTISVKGRMCGNLNEPKQFGADHPFIFVLTKNNNPLFMGQFV